In Bacillus carboniphilus, the sequence AGTAGAAGTCGCCAGATTAACAAATAAGAGTGACAGGTATATTGGCCAGGTTTAACGCGGTGAAAGATTAGCAAGCATTGAGATCCTATACGTCATAACTCGAACCTTACAGATTCCTATGAGTGATCTATTTGAGAGATTGGAAGAGGAACTACAAAATTTGACACTAGATTCGTAGCTTCCCAGGACAAATGCCTTACATTTCAATATTTCCACAGTCCTTAAACAAACGTTTGATTAAAAACTCAGATGTCGACCCCTGTAAAACTATGTCTTCTCCACCTATTTTCATGTGGGACACGAAACCTGTCCCCCTGTCCCACCCCAAGCCCCTCTGCCCCGAAAATTTTTTCTGCAAAATTACCATATATACCCAAAACATGGTTCATAGACTGTGTAGCTTTCTCCAATAACCCCTTTTAATAATTGTAAAAAGGGGTTATACCATATCTTGGATAATGAAAAGCTTCTGAGTCAATCGATTGGAAAGAATGTTCGCGCGCTTCGATACAAGCTGGATAAGACGATTGAGGAACTGGCTTGGGATTCGAAGTTGGATGCTACGTTTGTTGGCGAGATTGAGAGAGGGAAAGTGAGTCCCTCTACCTACACCGTCTTTAAGCTTGCCGTTGGATTAGAGTTAGACAATCCTCTTATTCTCCTGATGGAAGGAAGAGATGAAGTCTATCCACTTATGAAAAAGGAAGAAGAGTGATCCCCACTCTTCTGATTGCTCCTCCCTCTGCACAACCCTTTCTATGATTCTCACAATGACAACTTCCAAAACCAAAACAAATTGATGCCCTATCCCCTACCACTACATGCACAAGGAGTGTATCTATGTGAAAAAAATCCTTCAAGACTACACGATTACCCCCAACACGATGATTTTGATTCCCGCTCGACATTTGGATTACAGAACGATGGTGATTGAAACGGGTGCCGTCCACTATGTGAATCTGTCTCCACTAGACCTTATTAAAACAGCCTGTCTACAAGGGATGTCCACCTATGACGGGAGGCGTAATGCCATCATGTACCTGACCGGCTTCAAACGAAAAGTCCCAATTCCGATCATTCCCGCTTTAAAAATCTTTGCATTCCCCACTCTCTCACCGGAACAGTTTGACTGCACTTGGATCTTCCCTCATCACATCCAATCCATTCAACCGACCAAACAGAACCAATCCAACATCACTTTCCAAAATGGACAAGAGCTTACATTGAATGAATCTTCTTTTGTGCTGGAAAAGCAGGTGCAGAGAACAGCGTATTGTGTTTTGCAGTTTTTGAATCAGGTCGAGAAAATAGAGTATGTTTGATAGTTCTACACTCTCACTAGTTCCTCAATTTTCAAGCTCCAGACTTCTCAGTTCAATCACAACCAATCCATCTACTTTAAAAAATCATTCGAGGTGTTCCATATGAATAATCTACTAATCAACGAAAGTCCTATTCTCGTTCTCCCTTCCCTGGCTTCAAAGGTCGGACTGAACGAAGCCATTGTCTTGCAGCAAATTCATTACTGGCTACAAAAAAGTACACATGAGTACGAAGGGAAACCATGGGTCTATAACACTTACGACGCTTGGACTGAGAATTTCCCATTCTGGTCTCGATCTACGGTTGTACGTATTATTAAAAAGTTAGAAAAGCTGGGGCTCTTGATTAGCCGAAACTTTAATCAGAGATCGGCAGACAACACAAAATGGTATACGATCAACTTTGAGCTGTTAGAGCTTGAGGAAGAAGAAACAGAAATGTCATCCCCCATTCCCCCTACTCAACATGAGCAGACACCTACCCAAAATGACCACCCCACCTACTCAATTCGACTAGACGATGTACCCAAAATGAGCAAACCATTACCAGAGAGTACTTCAGAGATTACTTTAAAAATAAAAAAAGAAGATGATGATGAATCCGCGCAAACCCCGTTTCAATTCTTTGAGCAAAACGGAATTGGGACGCTCGGTGGATACATGGTGGAAAAAATCCAAGCTTGGTGTCTGGACTTATCGGACGAGCTAGTGTTAGAGGCTATGAAGATTGCTGCAGAATATGGGGCTAAGAGTTGGCGATATGTAGAGGCCATCTTGGTGAATTGGGTGGATAAAGGGATCTCGACTGTTGATGAGGCGAAGGCTTTGCAGCTAAAGTTTAAGGAAAAGATAAGGTCACGGCGGAATGGCGTGACTCGGAAACGGGAGCCGATTCCTGAGTGGTTTGTGGAGGAGAAAAAGAGGCGGCAGGAGAGTTATGGCAAGGTTGTGGAAGAAGATTTTGATTTTGAGAGGGAACGGAGGTTGTTGGAGATTGAGCTTGGGAGGAATATGGAGTGAATGACAGCTTTAGCCTTTTTTCGTTTTATGTAAATATTGGGGGAACGGGAAAACCGTCACTATTTTTCAGAAGAAGAGCCTTCCACGTGCTTTTATTTAGAAAATTTTCCCTTTTTCACGCAAATAGTTTACAATGTATTTATTAAGGTATATACATATACTAAGGAGGAGCAAAGGTTGGCATTTGATTGGGATTACAATAATGAAAAAAAGGTGAGAGCACATGGTATAGAACCAGAAGAAGTTGAACAATCATTTTATGATCCTGACAGGATTCGTTTGGATGCCCACTCAGCAAGAAATAAATTAGTTGGAATGACCGAAGATGGTCGCATACTAACTATTATCTATGAAAAAAGAATTAAATTGATTCGAGTTGTTACAGGGTGGGACTCTGCTGAATGGGAAAGAAAATCTTATTACAAAAGAAGGAGGAAATAATATGGGCTTAAATGCATTTGAAGAAGAAAGAGATGAATTGGGTAGAGTTATCATTGATGACCCAAATCTAATCCCAAAACACATGACAGAAGAAGAAGAACATCAATTTTGGGAAAACCACGCAATGAGTGAACGTTTATTAGAAGATAGTATAATTGAAGATGATGATGATTTACCACCACCAAGAAGAACATCCACACAACCAATTAGTTTGAGAATTGAAAGTGATTTACTTGTCCGTTTGCAACATTTAGCCGAACTTAAGAACATTCCTTATCAAACTCTTTTAAAGCAATTTGTAACAGAACGAGTCTATGAAGAAGAAAAACGAGAAAAGGTTTTTTAATAAAAGCGGAGGCTCCCGCTTTTTTTATTGTGCCACTATACGAAGGCAAACATCGTGACGGTTCGACCGTTTGCTTATGCCTATTCAGCATTACATGTCTGCTCTTCCCATAAGTAATTCTTCTTAGACCTTTGAAGGTACCATCTTCTATTGGTTTACCCATAAAAGGGTTATTAGAAAGGTAACTTTCAATGTAATCGATGATTTCATCTTCTTTGGAATACCACCATTGTAAGGTTTCTTCGCCTTGTTCGGAGAAGAATTGTTGAAAATAATCTAAGCATAGACTGAATTCTTCTGTAAAAAGAACTGTATATTTCTTATTTTCTTTTTTCATTACGCTTAGCTTTCAATTCACTACCGGTGTACCGTTTTATACCCGGGTTATCTAAATACCTGGACAATGATTCTTTTAACTCAGGATACTCTTCAATTTCTCTAGATAAATTTTCAGGTGTTGGATTCTCTTGATCGCTTGATTCATTATTTTCAACTTCAATTGAAATTAACTTACCATCTACAACAAAAACTCCAGATTCTTTTCCATTCAGCGCATTCATTAGTTCTTGCTTGGTATTTTATTCAATTTACCATCACCTCTTCATCATTATATCAAACTCGGATAGTTTTGATCCCTTGATTCACTAGTTGATTCACTAGTGCTACAAAAAGCACTATCACCTAGTATTTTCATATTAGGTAAAGAGTACTTATTTGGGTACCTATATTAGGTGCTATTTACCAACCTCCCTACCATTTTTTCATTATGCATTTTATCTTTACGAAGTGTTAAGGCTTCCCATAGTGCTTCATCTGTAATCATTTCACTACCATTAAGATCTGATATCGTTCTCGCTAGTCTAATTAACTTGATTTGAACCCGGTTACTCCAATTTCGTTTACTAGACCATTGCTGAAGCATGTTAGATTGCTTACCGGTTAATGGGGTATCTTTCAATAATTCTTCAAGAGGGGCATTTGCATTTAATCTCCCATTTCCGTATCGACTTGCTTGTCTAATCCGAGCATTCAAGACACGGCCACGAATTGTTTCTGATGTCTCATTTTCATCTAAGGATTCTTCCTGTAGCCGGACGGGTTGAAGATTTAATAGGATATCCAGTCGGTCTCGAATGGGTCCAGATAACCGATTATGGTATTGGTTAATTTGCTTTGGTGTACATGTGCAATATTGATCTCTAGCCCCTAGATAGCCACATGGACACGGATTCATTGCGCCGACCAGAATAAATCGTGCTGGATAGGTAACGGTTGAACTCACTCTACTTATCGTCACTTTTCCATTTTCGATAGGCTGCCTCAGCATATCTAACGTTTTCTTTGGGAATTCTGCCATTTCGTCTAAAAATAGTACCCCGTTATGAGCAAGGGAAACTTCTCCCGGTTTAGGATTCGATCCCCCTCCAATTAAGGAAACGGACGATGCTGAATGGTGTGGGTGCCGAAACGGTGCCCATTGATTACTAGGATGATGTTCACCAGCCAACTGATAGATACTCATGATTTCAAATTGGTCATCTTGAGATAACATTGGAAGAATAGTAGGAAAGGTTTCAGCTAATAAACTCTTCCCACAGCCAGGTGGTCCTGACATCAGTACATTATGACCACCAGCTGCTGCAATTTCTAGTGCTCTTTTCACATAGGAATGCCCTAAAATTTGTTTAAAATCTCTCTCATATTCAATCTGATTAATAGAATTTTTGGTATTGTGAGGAAGCGTAGAAGGTAAGAACATAGTGAGTTGTCCAGATAAAGTACGTACGATATCGAGTAATGAAGTAACAAAGCGAAGTTCGATTCCTTCTAGTTTTTCTAGAGGAAAATCATGAATGGGTGGAAGATACAAGGTTTTTATATTCTCCTTCTTTGCCGAGATAATGGCTGGCAATATGCCTTCCACTGACCGAATGGTTCCATCTAATGAGACCACACCTATAAATGCTGTGTCAGGTGGAATAGATTCATGGATATACCCGGTTTCTTTCATGATTCCAATGGCCATTGCTACATCAAACAAGGGAATATTTTTCTTCTGTTCAGCAGGAGATAAGTTGATCACTACTTTATGTTCGTTCAACTCGCACTCATTTGCATACAAAGCAGCCATCACTCGGTCCTTTGACTCTTTCACAGCAGCATCCGGCAATCCTACTATTGTGATTCCTTCTGTTCCAGGGATTAGCTGTACCTCCACCTGAACCCGATAACCTTCCAGGCCTTTTAATCCAATACTAGTTACAGTCGTTGCCATTCAATGACTCTCCTTTACACTGGTTTTATTTAATTTCTCAACAAATTTCTGATAACGTAGATGAACAGGCTCAAAGAAAAATGAATACGTCTTCGTAGAGTCAATGTGAGGATTGTTTGTGTAATGGACATAGGAGGGATAACTACTCCAGGGGTATTCAATAAGATGATTCACCATATGAGCTTCCAAGGGATTTCGATGGATATATCGGCTTACTTCTAAAAAGTATTCAGCCGTTTCAATTAACTCTGCTCCATACCTTCCTTGAAAAACATGTCCATCTACTTTTAGCTTTTTGTTTAGATAGACGGCATATCGGGAGTGTAATTCTTTCATTATATCTTTGATATGGTGTCGAATGGTTTCAATTTGAAGATGTATATGATTGGTCATTAAGCAGTAGGAGTGGAGAATAAAAGGATAAAACCCGCGGACGTCTTCGAGGATTGATAAATACATATGATAATCTTCGTCTTCTAAAAATAAGGCTGCTCTTCTATTGCCTCTAGCTGTAATGTGATACGTGGCACCCGGATACCATATTCGGTGTTTGCGTGACATTACTTATGATACCCCTCCCCTCTATATAGAACGTATGTTCCTTTCTAATTATAATAGACAACACCACAAAAGGTCAATCCTATTTTATAAATATTATGATAATAGTAAGCTTACAATCATTTACCAGTGTGCTGCCCTACCAGCCTTCTCATTACTTTCGTGCTTTAAAGGGGCGGGGGTCAGGCACCCATCCTTCCAGCAGGGATATCACTAAGTTTTTTCGCACCAAATTCCGTGATAAGGGCTTTCACCTCAGCTTGTTTGCCGTCTTGTGATAATGCAGCGAGTTTGGCTCTAACCTTTTCCAGATTGGTAACGTTTTGGATTGCCTTAGGCTTGGTGTTTTCCTTTTCATCTTCTTTGGCAGGTGCTACTTCCTTCACAGAATTAATTTCTGTTGGTAGACTTGTATTGCTTAATACATTTGCCAAGCTGTTAATCGCTGATACAATATTGTCTAAGCCCTTAACATCGATTTCAATTTTCATTATTGGAACCACCTTTTGTTTTTATTGACTATATTGAATAGGTAACATTTTATTGACTACAAATTGTTACATTCGGTAACACTTAATCCAAAAAAAAATAACTTA encodes:
- a CDS encoding YifB family Mg chelatase-like AAA ATPase, whose product is MATTVTSIGLKGLEGYRVQVEVQLIPGTEGITIVGLPDAAVKESKDRVMAALYANECELNEHKVVINLSPAEQKKNIPLFDVAMAIGIMKETGYIHESIPPDTAFIGVVSLDGTIRSVEGILPAIISAKKENIKTLYLPPIHDFPLEKLEGIELRFVTSLLDIVRTLSGQLTMFLPSTLPHNTKNSINQIEYERDFKQILGHSYVKRALEIAAAGGHNVLMSGPPGCGKSLLAETFPTILPMLSQDDQFEIMSIYQLAGEHHPSNQWAPFRHPHHSASSVSLIGGGSNPKPGEVSLAHNGVLFLDEMAEFPKKTLDMLRQPIENGKVTISRVSSTVTYPARFILVGAMNPCPCGYLGARDQYCTCTPKQINQYHNRLSGPIRDRLDILLNLQPVRLQEESLDENETSETIRGRVLNARIRQASRYGNGRLNANAPLEELLKDTPLTGKQSNMLQQWSSKRNWSNRVQIKLIRLARTISDLNGSEMITDEALWEALTLRKDKMHNEKMVGRLVNST
- a CDS encoding competence protein ComK gives rise to the protein MKKILQDYTITPNTMILIPARHLDYRTMVIETGAVHYVNLSPLDLIKTACLQGMSTYDGRRNAIMYLTGFKRKVPIPIIPALKIFAFPTLSPEQFDCTWIFPHHIQSIQPTKQNQSNITFQNGQELTLNESSFVLEKQVQRTAYCVLQFLNQVEKIEYV
- a CDS encoding DnaD domain protein — encoded protein: MNNLLINESPILVLPSLASKVGLNEAIVLQQIHYWLQKSTHEYEGKPWVYNTYDAWTENFPFWSRSTVVRIIKKLEKLGLLISRNFNQRSADNTKWYTINFELLELEEEETEMSSPIPPTQHEQTPTQNDHPTYSIRLDDVPKMSKPLPESTSEITLKIKKEDDDESAQTPFQFFEQNGIGTLGGYMVEKIQAWCLDLSDELVLEAMKIAAEYGAKSWRYVEAILVNWVDKGISTVDEAKALQLKFKEKIRSRRNGVTRKREPIPEWFVEEKKRRQESYGKVVEEDFDFERERRLLEIELGRNME
- a CDS encoding CopG family antitoxin, whose translation is MGLNAFEEERDELGRVIIDDPNLIPKHMTEEEEHQFWENHAMSERLLEDSIIEDDDDLPPPRRTSTQPISLRIESDLLVRLQHLAELKNIPYQTLLKQFVTERVYEEEKREKVF
- a CDS encoding helix-turn-helix transcriptional regulator, translating into MDNEKLLSQSIGKNVRALRYKLDKTIEELAWDSKLDATFVGEIERGKVSPSTYTVFKLAVGLELDNPLILLMEGRDEVYPLMKKEEE
- a CDS encoding transposase produces the protein MSRKHRIWYPGATYHITARGNRRAALFLEDEDYHMYLSILEDVRGFYPFILHSYCLMTNHIHLQIETIRHHIKDIMKELHSRYAVYLNKKLKVDGHVFQGRYGAELIETAEYFLEVSRYIHRNPLEAHMVNHLIEYPWSSYPSYVHYTNNPHIDSTKTYSFFFEPVHLRYQKFVEKLNKTSVKESH
- a CDS encoding BrnT family toxin, producing MAFDWDYNNEKKVRAHGIEPEEVEQSFYDPDRIRLDAHSARNKLVGMTEDGRILTIIYEKRIKLIRVVTGWDSAEWERKSYYKRRRK